A stretch of the Arthrobacter sp. PAMC 25486 genome encodes the following:
- a CDS encoding Gfo/Idh/MocA family protein, producing the protein MVSIPHSLQQTPLLPEDAVLKVAVIGAGYWGPNLARNFKASSDWELCAIVDMDIERALKIARPLGDVPVFASLDELFAGTDVDAVAIATPARTHHAVAMAAMRAGKHVVVEKPLADHWEQGVEMVEFAATAGLILMADHTYCYTPAALKIRELIAEDALGEVLFIDSVRINLGLIQPDVDVFWDLAPHDLSVIDFILPGGLAPTTVAAQGADPLGSGKACVGHLTFELPNNAMAHINVNWLSPTKIRRMVIGGSKRTLVWDDLNPQQRLSVYDRGVNIEKASTTAAQRKAQAVSYRLGDTWSPALPEKEALGSMVQEFADSIRGVRPSRTGGLSGLRVLAVLEAASKSLAADGEHCRVADYESQLEGTR; encoded by the coding sequence ATGGTCTCGATTCCCCACTCGCTGCAGCAGACACCCCTGCTGCCCGAAGATGCAGTTTTGAAAGTTGCCGTGATTGGTGCCGGATACTGGGGGCCCAACCTCGCAAGAAACTTCAAGGCCAGCTCCGACTGGGAGCTGTGCGCAATTGTCGACATGGACATTGAACGTGCCTTGAAAATCGCCCGCCCATTGGGGGATGTCCCGGTCTTCGCATCACTCGACGAGTTGTTTGCAGGTACCGACGTTGATGCCGTGGCCATCGCCACCCCGGCCCGCACACACCATGCCGTGGCCATGGCTGCCATGCGGGCGGGGAAGCATGTGGTGGTGGAGAAACCCTTGGCTGACCATTGGGAGCAAGGCGTGGAAATGGTGGAATTCGCTGCAACAGCCGGCCTCATCCTCATGGCCGACCACACCTACTGCTACACGCCCGCAGCACTGAAAATCCGGGAATTGATCGCCGAGGACGCCCTGGGTGAGGTGCTCTTCATCGACTCGGTGCGGATCAACTTAGGGCTCATCCAGCCGGACGTTGACGTCTTCTGGGACCTGGCACCGCACGACCTTTCAGTCATCGACTTCATCCTGCCGGGCGGACTGGCACCAACGACAGTTGCAGCCCAGGGCGCAGACCCGCTGGGTAGCGGAAAAGCTTGTGTTGGTCACCTGACATTTGAATTGCCCAACAACGCCATGGCCCACATCAACGTGAACTGGCTGAGCCCCACAAAAATACGCCGCATGGTCATTGGCGGGTCCAAGCGGACCCTGGTCTGGGACGACCTGAATCCGCAACAGCGCCTGAGTGTCTATGACCGGGGCGTCAACATCGAGAAAGCCTCCACGACGGCAGCCCAGCGCAAGGCGCAGGCAGTGTCCTACCGGCTGGGCGACACCTGGTCTCCGGCTCTTCCCGAAAAGGAGGCGCTGGGCTCCATGGTGCAGGAATTTGCCGACAGCATCAGGGGGGTGCGCCCATCCCGCACCGGCGGCTTGTCGGGGCTTCGCGTCCTGGCCGTGTTGGAGGCGGCAAGCAAGAGTTTGGCAGCAGACGGCGAACACTGCCGGGTAGCAGATTATGAGTCTCAATTGGAGGGAACACGATGA
- a CDS encoding NAD-dependent epimerase/dehydratase family protein, producing MSNLDGATVLVTGGAGTIGSTIVDQLLDAGAAHIDVLDNLVRGRRSNLEDALATGKVTLVEGDLRDRDLVHDVTRGKDLVFHQAAIRITQCAEEPRLALEVLVDGTFTVLEAAAAHNVDKVIAASSASVYGMAEEFPTTERHHHHNNDTFYGAAKSFNEGMARSFKAMHNLDYVLLRYFNVYGPRMDVHGLYTEVLVRWMERIADGRPPLIFGDGQQTMDFVFTEDIARSNILAAASNITEGVYNIASGTETSLLGLAESLLSAMGSDLSVEHGPERAVNGVARRLADASAAQRDLGFTATTGLEDGLGQLVSWWEPLRDEIAAGRLVGSTSAGAQ from the coding sequence ATGAGTAATTTAGACGGTGCAACAGTTCTTGTCACTGGCGGGGCAGGCACTATCGGATCGACCATAGTCGACCAGTTGCTGGATGCAGGTGCGGCGCACATCGACGTCCTCGACAACCTGGTCCGGGGGCGGCGGTCCAATCTGGAGGATGCACTGGCCACCGGGAAGGTCACCCTTGTCGAGGGGGACCTGCGCGATCGGGACCTGGTTCATGACGTGACGCGCGGCAAGGACCTGGTGTTCCACCAGGCAGCCATTCGCATCACCCAGTGTGCCGAAGAGCCGCGGCTGGCCCTTGAGGTCCTGGTTGACGGAACGTTCACCGTTCTCGAAGCCGCAGCCGCCCACAACGTTGACAAGGTCATCGCTGCTTCCAGCGCTTCCGTATACGGCATGGCGGAAGAATTTCCCACCACCGAACGCCACCACCACCACAACAACGACACCTTCTACGGTGCGGCCAAGTCGTTCAACGAAGGCATGGCTCGCAGCTTCAAGGCGATGCACAATCTTGACTATGTCCTGCTGCGCTATTTCAACGTGTACGGCCCCCGCATGGATGTGCACGGCCTCTACACCGAGGTACTGGTCCGGTGGATGGAGCGCATTGCTGATGGTCGCCCACCGCTGATCTTTGGCGACGGGCAGCAGACCATGGACTTCGTTTTTACCGAAGACATTGCCCGTTCCAATATCCTGGCCGCGGCCAGCAACATCACCGAAGGCGTGTACAACATCGCCAGCGGCACCGAAACCAGCCTCCTTGGCCTGGCCGAGTCGTTGCTGTCGGCCATGGGCTCGGATCTTTCGGTTGAGCATGGCCCGGAGCGTGCCGTCAATGGCGTGGCACGGCGCCTGGCGGATGCCTCCGCAGCCCAACGCGACCTTGGCTTCACCGCAACCACAGGACTGGAAGACGGACTGGGCCAGCTGGTGTCTTGGTGGGAGCCGCTGCGTGATGAGATTGCGGCCGGCCGCCTGGTGGGTTCCACAAGTGCAGGTGCCCAGTGA
- a CDS encoding sugar transferase, whose protein sequence is MTELRILPHLRRPVVRPANVKDKGSAPRAKHSVWDAHTVLTSARSSNTTWSARYATTLRLSDALVSIAVVAAAYLLRFGIPALQDSSGLTEIGYVWVGLAIVVLWNLDLAYCRSREKGVFGAGVTEYRRVVQATLRTFGIMAIILLVFQVDVSRGFFAAALPLGIVLIVGERWLWRRWLSRQRSAGKSLSKVVVLGNPQDVEYVIGQLRDNLSTGYKVAGVALTTLQPNMELLPPWYGVPVLSTAADIADVVAKTGAEAVLVAGALPGGPKAIQELGWRLEDMATELVLSSSLTNVAGPRVHFRPMEGLPLMHVELPQYSGGKHVFKRVMDVALAAAAMAVLLPVFLVLALTVKLDSPGPALFFQERVGRNGKMFKMVKFRSMVVDAEEKLASLHNSNEGAGFLFKMANDPRVTRCGHWMRRFSLDELPQFWNVLLGHMSLVGPRPPLAREVAEYQQPVHRRLLIKPGITGLWQINGRSDLVWDEAVRLDLYYVENWSLTGDIVILWRTFKAVVAPVGAY, encoded by the coding sequence ATGACCGAGCTGAGAATTCTCCCGCACCTGCGCCGGCCGGTTGTCCGCCCTGCCAATGTCAAGGACAAAGGTAGCGCCCCACGGGCCAAACACAGTGTGTGGGATGCCCACACCGTCCTAACCTCAGCGCGCAGCAGCAACACAACCTGGAGCGCACGGTACGCCACCACGCTGCGGCTCAGTGATGCCCTGGTCTCCATAGCCGTTGTGGCTGCGGCCTACTTGTTGCGATTTGGCATTCCCGCACTTCAGGACTCTTCGGGGTTGACGGAGATCGGCTATGTGTGGGTTGGCCTTGCCATTGTGGTGTTGTGGAACCTGGACCTGGCCTACTGCCGGTCACGGGAAAAAGGTGTGTTTGGTGCCGGCGTCACCGAGTACCGCAGGGTGGTCCAGGCAACGCTGCGCACCTTTGGCATCATGGCGATCATCCTGCTCGTCTTTCAGGTCGACGTATCCCGCGGCTTCTTTGCGGCGGCACTCCCACTCGGAATCGTATTAATCGTTGGCGAGCGGTGGCTGTGGCGCAGGTGGTTGAGCCGCCAGCGAAGTGCCGGAAAGTCACTGTCCAAAGTTGTTGTGCTGGGAAACCCGCAGGATGTTGAATACGTCATTGGCCAGCTGCGCGACAACCTGTCAACCGGGTACAAAGTGGCTGGGGTCGCCCTGACAACCTTGCAGCCAAACATGGAATTGCTGCCTCCGTGGTATGGGGTTCCTGTGCTGTCCACCGCGGCGGACATTGCCGACGTGGTTGCCAAAACCGGAGCCGAGGCGGTCTTGGTGGCCGGGGCGCTGCCCGGCGGGCCCAAAGCCATCCAGGAACTTGGCTGGCGCCTGGAAGACATGGCCACTGAATTGGTGCTGTCCTCCAGCCTGACAAATGTTGCCGGACCCCGCGTGCACTTCAGGCCTATGGAGGGCCTTCCCCTCATGCACGTGGAACTGCCGCAATACTCGGGTGGCAAGCACGTTTTCAAGCGTGTCATGGACGTGGCACTGGCTGCGGCCGCCATGGCCGTCCTCCTGCCCGTATTCCTCGTTCTGGCCCTCACTGTCAAGCTCGACAGCCCCGGACCGGCCCTGTTCTTTCAGGAACGTGTCGGCCGAAACGGGAAAATGTTCAAGATGGTCAAATTCCGTTCAATGGTGGTTGACGCCGAAGAGAAGTTGGCTTCGCTGCACAACAGCAATGAAGGCGCCGGCTTCCTGTTCAAGATGGCAAACGATCCCCGGGTCACTCGGTGCGGGCATTGGATGCGCAGGTTCTCACTCGATGAACTGCCCCAGTTTTGGAACGTTCTGTTGGGACACATGAGCCTTGTGGGCCCCCGCCCACCGCTTGCGCGGGAGGTTGCCGAATACCAACAGCCAGTCCACCGCAGACTGCTGATCAAGCCCGGGATCACCGGACTGTGGCAGATCAATGGCCGTTCCGATCTCGTTTGGGATGAGGCGGTGCGTCTTGATTTGTATTACGTGGAGAACTGGTCACTCACAGGGGACATTGTCATTCTGTGGCGCACGTTCAAAGCAGTGGTGGCACCCGTAGGTGCATATTAG
- a CDS encoding DegT/DnrJ/EryC1/StrS aminotransferase family protein: MKPWLGTEEADAVAAVIASGWVAQGPKVAQFETEFAAAQGARHAVATSNCTTALHLALVVAGIQAGDDVVIPSFSFIATANAPTYVGARPVFADVELATGNVTAETIAVALTPNTRAVIVVDQGGMPVDLDPIRALCDPRGIVVIEDAACGAGSTYRGKPVGVGAELTAWSFHPRKILTTGEGGMLTSSRAEWAQKAAKLREHAMSASAASRHSSVLAPPEEYTEIGFNFRMTDMQAAVGIVQLGRLAEAVARRRDIAASYTEALAGVAGLRISGDPAHGTSNFQSFWIEVLPDYGTTREGLLEHLATLGISARRGIMAAHRQPAYAGRDTGTADLATTERLTDNTLILPLYHQLEAAEQDRVIAAVRSGGGLPA, encoded by the coding sequence ATGAAGCCGTGGCTCGGCACCGAGGAGGCCGACGCCGTGGCTGCTGTCATCGCCTCCGGCTGGGTGGCGCAGGGCCCAAAGGTCGCCCAGTTTGAGACGGAGTTTGCCGCTGCCCAGGGTGCCCGGCATGCCGTTGCCACCTCAAATTGCACGACGGCGCTCCACCTCGCCTTGGTGGTGGCGGGCATCCAGGCCGGGGACGACGTCGTCATTCCATCCTTTTCCTTCATTGCCACAGCCAACGCGCCAACGTACGTCGGGGCACGGCCCGTTTTCGCCGACGTCGAACTTGCAACCGGGAATGTCACGGCTGAAACCATCGCCGTGGCACTGACCCCCAACACGCGTGCAGTCATTGTGGTTGACCAGGGCGGCATGCCCGTTGACCTTGACCCGATCAGGGCCCTGTGCGACCCGCGCGGCATCGTCGTCATCGAAGATGCTGCCTGCGGTGCCGGTTCCACATACCGGGGGAAGCCGGTGGGTGTGGGTGCGGAACTGACTGCATGGTCGTTCCACCCCCGCAAGATCCTCACCACGGGGGAGGGCGGCATGCTCACCAGCTCCCGTGCCGAATGGGCGCAAAAAGCGGCCAAGCTGCGCGAACACGCCATGAGTGCATCGGCCGCCAGCCGGCACTCCTCGGTTCTGGCACCTCCTGAGGAATACACGGAGATTGGCTTCAACTTCCGCATGACTGACATGCAAGCCGCCGTGGGGATTGTCCAGCTGGGGCGGCTTGCCGAGGCGGTGGCGCGCCGGCGGGACATCGCCGCCAGCTACACCGAGGCACTGGCAGGGGTGGCGGGGCTGCGAATCTCAGGTGACCCGGCCCACGGCACCAGCAATTTCCAGTCATTCTGGATAGAGGTGCTGCCGGACTACGGCACCACCCGGGAGGGGCTGCTTGAGCACTTGGCCACTCTGGGGATTTCCGCCCGCCGTGGCATCATGGCCGCCCACCGGCAGCCGGCGTACGCGGGCAGGGACACCGGGACTGCAGACCTGGCCACCACGGAGCGGCTCACCGACAACACACTGATCCTGCCCCTGTACCACCAGCTGGAAGCTGCAGAGCAGGACAGGGTCATTGCTGCGGTGCGGTCCGGGGGAGGACTGCCGGCATGA